The Pyrus communis chromosome 5, drPyrComm1.1, whole genome shotgun sequence region ATATTCAAATAAGCATTTTTATTCTCACCTCCTGACACATATCATGTGGAGTTTCATTTTCGAAATCAGATATGGTGAAACTATGAGGTTCACCTTCATCACAGGTTGAAATATCATTCTTATTGGTATAAGAACAATTATTATCTCCAAATGGTGATTGTATTACATTACAATCATCATTAGTGCCATTGGCTTGCAGAACATCTTCCAGCTCTATGTATCCTGATGATAGGAGTGTAGAGGAACTGTTATCCTGTGACTGAAGAGAATCAAAGAGTGATGCATTAAGTTTCGATAAATTTCTCATGATCCATGAGATAAATGTTAAAAGACAAGATGATTCTCATTCTCACCCCTGGAGTCACGACAGCTGCAGCATGATCTTCAACATTAGACACACTACAGCTGCCAAGTTCAACTTCACAGATTGAGGTATCCTCCTCATCATATTTTTTCTTCATGCGACAGATAACGAAATCCTTCTGCATAAGTTGGACAACAATATTATGAGCTATAGATCCAATCCAATTGCCACTCTTCAAAACTATTACTTCATGTATGTTAAACACGGAAACATCAATCCGACACACAAATTTGATGTCGCATAATCCAAAGATaataaacaaagaacaaaataGCAAACTCTGCAACTGGAAAAGAGAGCGACCTGAGGCAGTTTAGGATTGGCTTCACTATCTATGAGATAGTGCTCGTGCATGACCCAgttggtttttttcggtttagGCTCACAACGCCGGTAGAAAGTCAAGGTCCTCTTCTTACCAATGACAGCTTTGGACCGCCGAGCCTTGATCACACGCTCCTTGCCTGTGATTTTCCAGTTGCCTCCTGGTGTGGTTCTGTTGGACCGCTTGCTGTTCTTGTACTTATAATCCTTTCGGCCGAAGAAGTACCACTCCATATCGTCGGATGGCATGAGAGCTGAAAATTGCAACAATTCCAACCAAGAAAGTGAGGCCAACCAAATTCAAGTCCTGAAAAACCAAGTGCTAAAAACAGAGCAAATTTTTCCCTTTGGAAGCTCATACATAATTGTTAGCGAGAAAAAACCAAGTACACCAACAGCaccaaataaaatcaaaacacGAAATTGATGCCAACCCAATTCAGTTCTTCAAAAACCACATACTAAATACAAAACAACATACTATTTTTATGAATAATGAGAAATAAACagtgaagaaagagagagagactgaatAATTACCAGCCAAATCCCCAGGGTCGAAGTCGCAGACATCGATTTCAGGGATGTTTTCAGCTTTGAAATCCTGGTCCTGCTTCTTGAGCTTCAAGTAATGGTCCACCAGTTCCTCCCCAGTGGGGTGGAATCTGAACCCGACCTGCCCTGAAGAACCACCTCCTccccttgtttttctcttactTCCCACTGTTTCCATGAGTTTCTTTTCtctgtgtgtgtgcgcgcgtgtGTTTGTGTGGACTGAGAAGAAGGTGCAGCTGCAAGTATTTTATACTGTGATATCAACCTATCACATTTTATTTCTCacgtatttttttaatttttgatcgtcAGATCGgataaaatgaagaagatcaaataacaaaaattatcaaagatgtgtgagaagtaaaataagatgTGAATAGCACACTTCATTTTATAAAGTCACTTCAGAAtacaagaaattttttattataacgGAAACATAAGTGGTACATCACGTTTTAATAGAAGTactgataaattttattttttaaattattaactttttagtatacatattccaccatttatataatgataCATGATGTAG contains the following coding sequences:
- the LOC137733435 gene encoding NAC domain-containing protein 71-like, with amino-acid sequence METVGSKRKTRGGGGSSGQVGFRFHPTGEELVDHYLKLKKQDQDFKAENIPEIDVCDFDPGDLAALMPSDDMEWYFFGRKDYKYKNSKRSNRTTPGGNWKITGKERVIKARRSKAVIGKKRTLTFYRRCEPKPKKTNWVMHEHYLIDSEANPKLPQKDFVICRMKKKYDEEDTSICEVELGSCSVSNVEDHAAAVVTPGSQDNSSSTLLSSGYIELEDVLQANGTNDDCNVIQSPFGDNNCSYTNKNDISTCDEGEPHSFTISDFENETPHDMCQELCAQSQKDMDLLWLHVAQESPTYVISKNNVSTSNDDEKFRNTVSNSENQAMNKRISEVCPPPEEDLEIFFYPPQLEDYTL